A DNA window from Fragaria vesca subsp. vesca linkage group LG3, FraVesHawaii_1.0, whole genome shotgun sequence contains the following coding sequences:
- the LOC101302056 gene encoding gypsy retrotransposon integrase-like protein 1-like, whose amino-acid sequence MDPIIEFLKEGVRPENRRQARKLQSRCARYTLIDGKLYRRGYRFPSLKCVSVEEGEAILRDIHEGVCGNHYGSRSMSFKALRTGYFWPNMGKMADQMSARCHKCHQHANKIYSPSIALSILMSPWPFAQWGMDLIGKLPTAPGQYKYAIMAVDYYIKWVEAEPVSRITTKSVKNFLMKNIYYRFSIPETIITENGTQFNNPKLIEFTEGMGTRMLFASVAYPKTNRQVEAVNKIIKKLLKKKLDDEKGLWAQRLPETLWAIRTTATRSTGETPFSLAFGTEAVIPIELTVPSGRVEGYNEDTNAEGL is encoded by the coding sequence ATGGACCCTATCATCGAGTTCCTTAAGGAGGGAGTCCGCCCAGAGAATAGGCGACAGGCAAGAAAGTTGCAATCAAGGTGTGCGAGATACACGTTGATAGATGGAAAGTTGTACCGCAGGGGTTATCGCTTCCCCAGCCTAAAGTGTGTATCAGTAGAGGAGGGAGAGGCAATCCTACGGGACATCCACGAAGGAGTTTGCGGTAATCACTATGGATCAAGATCCATGTCTTTCAAAGCGCTAAGAACGGGGTACTTCTGGCCAAACATGGGGAAGATGGCAGATCAAATGTCAGCGAGATGCCACAAATGCCACCAGCACGCTAACAAGATCTATTCCCCATCCATCGCTCTCTCGATCTTGATGTCTCCATGGCCGTTCGCGCAATGGGGTATGGATTTGATCGGGAAGCTCCCAACAGCTCCCGGACAATATAAGTACGCCATAATGGCTGTAGATTACTACATTAAGTGGGTTGAAGCAGAGCCGGTAAGTCGGATAACCACCAAGAGTGTAAAGAACTTCCTCATGAAGAATATCTACTATAGGTTTAGTATCCCAGAAACAATCATAACAGAAAATGGTACACAATTCAATAACCCGAAACTCATTGAATTCACCGAGGGCATGGGAACACGAATGTTGTTCGCATCGGTAGCTTACCCAAAGACCAACAGGCAAGTGGAGGCAGTCAACAAAATCATCAAGAAACTGCTGAAGAAGAAATTAGACGATGAAAAAGGGTTATGGGCACAGAGGCTCCCGGAAACATTATGGGCCATCCGAACAACAGCGACGAGGTCAACAGGAGAAACCCCCTTTAGCCTTGCCTTTGGCACGGAGGCTGTCATCCCAATTGAACTGACAGTGCCATCAGGAAGAGTCGAAGGCTACAATGAGGACACCAATGCAGAAGGCCTCTAG